The proteins below come from a single Isoptericola dokdonensis DS-3 genomic window:
- a CDS encoding glycosyltransferase, giving the protein MTQTATGTRAVPTPPLPTVTVVVPVYEDLDRLRTCLRLLGEQDYPGDLDVVVADNGSSSDLRPALPPDDARFRLVREERPGSYAARNAGLAVATGDVVAFTDADCRPRPDWLTRAVAALQGPEAPDAVGGRINLVFRDGVGPATGPELYEALHDFDQRSYVENHRYAATANLVVPRPTLDAVGTFDDSLRSGGDLDWGGRLHAAGRRMSYAADAVVDHPSRSSWRELTVKTVRVGDGLASLTAGQSLAADLRYMAQQVWHSLRAAATVRHRDELPTVSTRVRYVSAFTWTRVVWIAVRLRARVAAAVSRRTGVHS; this is encoded by the coding sequence GTGACGCAGACCGCGACCGGGACCCGGGCGGTGCCGACCCCGCCGCTGCCCACCGTGACGGTCGTGGTGCCCGTCTACGAGGACCTCGACCGGCTGCGCACCTGCCTGCGGCTCCTCGGCGAGCAGGACTACCCGGGCGACCTCGACGTCGTCGTCGCGGACAACGGGTCGAGCAGCGACCTGCGTCCGGCACTCCCGCCGGACGACGCCCGGTTCCGGCTCGTGCGGGAGGAACGTCCCGGCTCGTACGCCGCCCGGAACGCCGGCCTCGCCGTGGCGACGGGCGACGTCGTCGCGTTCACCGACGCCGACTGCCGCCCGCGGCCCGACTGGCTCACCCGGGCGGTCGCGGCGCTCCAGGGTCCGGAGGCGCCCGACGCCGTCGGCGGTCGCATCAACCTCGTCTTCCGTGACGGCGTCGGCCCGGCGACCGGGCCCGAGCTCTACGAGGCGTTGCACGACTTCGACCAGCGGTCCTACGTCGAGAACCATCGCTACGCCGCGACCGCCAACCTGGTCGTGCCGCGCCCGACGCTCGACGCCGTCGGCACCTTCGACGACTCGTTGCGTTCCGGCGGTGACCTCGACTGGGGCGGGCGGCTGCACGCCGCCGGACGGCGGATGTCCTACGCCGCGGACGCCGTCGTCGACCACCCGTCGCGCTCGTCGTGGCGCGAGCTCACGGTCAAGACGGTCCGAGTGGGTGACGGTCTGGCCTCGCTCACGGCGGGACAGTCCCTCGCCGCCGACCTTCGCTACATGGCTCAGCAGGTGTGGCACTCGCTGCGGGCCGCGGCCACGGTGCGACACCGCGACGAGCTCCCGACGGTGTCGACGCGCGTGCGCTACGTCTCGGCGTTCACCTGGACGCGCGTGGTCTGGATCGCGGTCCGCCTCCGTGCGAGGGTGGCCGCGGCGGTCTCACGCAGAACGGGGGTCCACTCATGA
- a CDS encoding glycosyltransferase, producing MTTGQEALPTVTVIVPVYEDLERLRTCLGHLVAQDYPAELFDVVVVDNASSTDLRPALPPHDARFTMVREDKRGSYAARNAGLLRVTGDVIAFTDADCRPRPDWLRRAVAHLCSPEAPEAVGGDIHLVFRDGDDPTTGPELYESVHGFDQRHFVEVFHFAATANLVTTSKVLDLVGPFDSDLQSGGDDDWGHRLRAAGGRLVFAEDAVVDHPSRPTWSELTTKSVRVAKGMAALTRGQSFRADLREVLGEVRAGTTVWLSIWSKGWPSTPGRKARYAAAMSWVALIRCGVRAGQRVARRGGAAT from the coding sequence ATGACCACGGGCCAGGAAGCACTCCCGACCGTGACGGTGATCGTGCCGGTCTACGAGGATCTCGAGCGGCTCCGGACCTGCCTGGGACACCTCGTGGCACAGGACTACCCGGCGGAGCTCTTCGACGTCGTCGTGGTCGACAACGCGTCGTCGACCGACCTGCGCCCGGCGCTGCCGCCGCACGACGCGCGGTTCACGATGGTGCGCGAGGACAAGCGAGGCTCGTACGCCGCCCGCAACGCGGGGCTCCTGCGTGTGACAGGTGACGTCATCGCCTTCACGGACGCAGACTGCCGCCCCCGCCCGGACTGGCTGCGCCGGGCCGTGGCACACCTGTGCTCACCGGAGGCGCCCGAGGCGGTGGGCGGGGACATCCACCTGGTCTTCCGCGACGGTGACGACCCCACCACGGGGCCCGAGCTGTACGAATCGGTGCACGGGTTCGACCAGCGGCACTTCGTCGAGGTGTTCCACTTCGCGGCGACGGCCAACCTCGTCACCACGAGCAAGGTCCTCGATCTCGTGGGTCCGTTCGACTCCGACCTGCAGTCGGGTGGGGACGACGACTGGGGACACCGTCTGCGGGCGGCCGGCGGGCGGCTGGTGTTCGCGGAGGACGCCGTCGTCGATCACCCCTCCAGGCCGACCTGGTCCGAGCTGACGACCAAGTCGGTACGCGTCGCCAAGGGGATGGCAGCGCTCACCCGTGGCCAGTCGTTCCGGGCCGACCTGCGCGAGGTGCTCGGGGAGGTCCGTGCGGGGACGACGGTCTGGCTGTCCATCTGGTCGAAGGGCTGGCCGTCGACGCCCGGACGCAAGGCTCGGTACGCGGCTGCGATGTCCTGGGTCGCGCTGATCCGCTGTGGTGTGCGTGCCGGTCAGCGCGTCGCCCGCCGAGGCGGCGCGGCCACCTGA
- a CDS encoding glycosyltransferase codes for MAAFDAEDTLPDQLSALRDQRPDVPWEVLVCDNGSRDATRELVESWRRHLPELRLVDASARRGPAAARNIGVAAARAPWIAFCDADDVVGSGWVDAVLRALADHEFVAGRFDVERLRGSSRFHVTWSPQLDGLTVRPSLPGLVTAGAGNMAMHKAVFTAVGGFDEGARTAEDDDLCLRAQLAGHRLTWVPSMVLHVRRRSGFASVLRQAYAYGQGARRLEHRYAAVSAALVAVPSVLVAVEADAAGSPPVPGGSGAEVSAVPRIERPDRVRRVARRVARVWRPEGLANLTWRVGWVVGHASARVDDVPQVAAPPRRATR; via the coding sequence GTGGCAGCGTTCGACGCCGAGGACACGTTGCCGGACCAGCTCTCGGCTCTGCGCGACCAACGCCCCGATGTGCCGTGGGAAGTCCTCGTCTGTGACAACGGTTCTCGCGACGCGACCCGGGAGCTGGTGGAGTCCTGGCGTCGGCACCTGCCGGAGCTGCGTCTCGTCGATGCCTCCGCACGGCGCGGTCCCGCTGCCGCGCGCAACATCGGGGTGGCTGCCGCGCGGGCGCCCTGGATCGCGTTCTGTGACGCGGACGACGTCGTCGGGAGCGGGTGGGTCGACGCCGTCCTCCGCGCGCTGGCGGACCACGAGTTCGTCGCCGGTCGGTTCGACGTGGAACGGCTGCGAGGGAGCTCCCGCTTCCACGTGACCTGGTCCCCGCAGCTCGACGGTCTCACCGTCCGGCCGTCTCTTCCCGGCCTCGTGACGGCGGGGGCCGGGAACATGGCGATGCACAAGGCCGTCTTCACCGCGGTCGGAGGCTTCGACGAAGGTGCTCGCACCGCGGAGGACGACGACCTGTGCCTCCGCGCCCAGCTCGCCGGCCACCGACTGACCTGGGTGCCGTCGATGGTGCTCCACGTCCGGCGACGCAGCGGGTTCGCCTCCGTGCTCCGCCAGGCCTACGCCTACGGGCAAGGTGCACGACGCCTCGAGCACCGGTACGCCGCCGTGTCCGCCGCCCTCGTCGCAGTCCCGTCGGTCCTCGTGGCCGTCGAGGCGGACGCGGCCGGCTCGCCGCCGGTCCCCGGCGGCTCGGGTGCCGAGGTGTCAGCGGTGCCCCGCATCGAACGACCTGACCGGGTGCGGCGAGTCGCACGCCGAGTTGCACGGGTCTGGCGCCCGGAAGGGCTCGCCAACCTCACCTGGCGGGTGGGCTGGGTCGTGGGCCACGCCTCCGCCCGGGTCGACGATGTCCCTCAGGTGGCCGCGCCGCCTCGGCGGGCGACGCGCTGA
- a CDS encoding polysaccharide deacetylase family protein, producing the protein MSRRPGTLVVRRRALDGPPLAPRHLDRAAVGRGFVPEAFSRSLGTFCVSTDEQVVALTYDDGPHPEHTPRLLDVLAAAKARATFFVLAEPAREHPEIVRRAVAEGHEIALHGADHRSLIGRRTTEVTRSVLEARRVVEDVAGVAVALYRPPYGRHTPAQARALHRAGLELVVWSGDAGDWVHDEPANIADRAWARMFPGAIVLLHDDRADPETLRQGERLPFFDRAAVLVDLLGRLEDHGMQTSTVSALLTDHPRVRALAHEMGGRG; encoded by the coding sequence ATGAGCCGTCGTCCCGGAACCCTGGTCGTCCGGCGGCGCGCGCTGGACGGGCCGCCCCTCGCCCCCCGTCACCTCGACCGCGCGGCCGTCGGTCGGGGGTTCGTCCCCGAGGCGTTCAGCCGTTCGCTCGGAACCTTCTGCGTCAGCACCGACGAGCAGGTCGTCGCCCTGACCTATGACGACGGCCCCCATCCCGAGCACACGCCGCGCCTCCTCGACGTGCTCGCCGCGGCGAAGGCCCGTGCCACGTTCTTCGTGCTCGCCGAGCCTGCCAGGGAGCACCCCGAGATCGTGCGGAGGGCCGTCGCCGAGGGGCACGAGATCGCCCTGCACGGGGCGGACCATCGCTCGCTGATCGGTCGGCGCACCACCGAGGTCACCCGTAGCGTGCTCGAGGCGCGCCGGGTGGTCGAGGACGTCGCGGGCGTGGCGGTCGCGCTCTATCGGCCGCCGTACGGTCGGCACACCCCTGCCCAGGCCCGCGCACTGCACCGGGCGGGGCTCGAGCTCGTGGTGTGGTCCGGCGACGCAGGTGACTGGGTGCACGACGAGCCGGCCAACATCGCCGACCGGGCGTGGGCACGAATGTTCCCGGGGGCGATCGTCCTCCTGCACGACGACCGGGCCGACCCGGAGACTCTCCGCCAGGGCGAGCGACTACCCTTCTTCGACCGCGCGGCCGTGCTCGTCGACCTGCTGGGGCGGCTCGAAGATCACGGCATGCAGACCTCGACCGTGAGCGCCCTCCTGACCGACCACCCCCGGGTCCGAGCCCTCGCGCACGAGATGGGAGGCAGAGGATGA
- a CDS encoding GNAT family N-acetyltransferase, which yields MNGSPTEVRVLSLDEVKDTDVERWADLATRTLEPHPFLHPDFLLPSRRWFGGERTDLVVVERDGRWRAVLPLTPRERFPGTPLRWATTASRFLDARAPLLAPFVDAEDAPGTLDALFRHLSSRTASTPPLLELTQLPDDGALHDLLGPALARRHVVVQERSRYSRAYALAGPDRTVDGHLSSGRRKQVRRFARRLEEELGGALELVDLGGSSDAVDAFRELRSRGWKGRQDGAGTVPSDGSAWFSEATGALGRRGMLRVLALRAGGTTVFMSVVLQAGDVCFGLTDTYDESFAASSPGVIGRLREAHHLVTSPGVRAFDPCLHPRYAQATALYPDRRVSVGLLLATRGTARHVLRARPALSAVRRSTRTAVGEGRAALRGATTRVLPDRGGS from the coding sequence GTGAACGGGTCGCCGACCGAGGTGCGAGTCCTCTCCCTGGACGAGGTGAAGGACACCGACGTCGAGCGATGGGCCGACCTGGCGACACGGACGCTCGAGCCGCACCCGTTCCTGCACCCCGACTTCCTGCTGCCCTCCCGCCGTTGGTTCGGCGGCGAGCGGACCGACCTCGTGGTCGTCGAGCGTGATGGCAGGTGGCGCGCCGTCCTGCCGCTGACACCCCGCGAGCGGTTCCCGGGCACCCCGCTGCGCTGGGCGACGACCGCGAGCCGGTTCCTCGACGCGCGTGCTCCGCTGCTCGCCCCGTTCGTCGACGCCGAGGACGCGCCGGGGACGCTCGACGCACTCTTTCGGCACCTGTCATCCCGGACCGCCTCGACGCCACCCCTCCTGGAGCTGACCCAGCTCCCCGACGACGGCGCCCTGCACGACCTCCTCGGCCCAGCTCTCGCCCGGCGGCACGTGGTCGTGCAGGAACGCTCCCGCTACTCCCGTGCCTACGCGCTGGCCGGGCCGGACCGGACGGTGGACGGTCACCTCAGCAGCGGCCGCCGCAAGCAGGTGCGCCGCTTCGCCCGGCGTCTGGAGGAGGAGCTCGGCGGGGCGCTCGAGCTCGTCGATCTCGGCGGCTCATCGGATGCGGTGGACGCCTTCCGCGAACTGCGCTCGCGAGGCTGGAAGGGCCGCCAGGACGGCGCCGGCACAGTCCCCTCCGACGGTTCTGCCTGGTTCAGCGAGGCGACAGGCGCGCTCGGCCGCCGGGGGATGCTCCGCGTGCTCGCCCTGCGGGCAGGGGGGACCACCGTCTTCATGTCTGTCGTGCTGCAAGCGGGAGACGTCTGCTTCGGACTCACCGACACCTACGACGAGTCATTTGCAGCCAGCAGCCCGGGGGTGATCGGTCGCCTGCGGGAGGCCCATCACCTCGTCACGTCACCCGGCGTCCGAGCCTTCGACCCCTGCCTCCACCCCCGGTACGCCCAGGCGACCGCGCTCTATCCCGATCGCCGAGTCTCCGTCGGTCTCCTCCTGGCGACACGGGGCACGGCACGACACGTCCTGCGGGCACGCCCGGCGCTCAGCGCGGTACGACGCTCGACCCGCACCGCCGTCGGCGAAGGCAGAGCGGCGCTCCGCGGCGCCACGACTCGGGTCCTCCCGGACCGAGGTGGCTCATGA
- a CDS encoding GNAT family N-acetyltransferase: MRSTTTTSSRAATTARTLAIEDVDADDAARWADLAGRALEPNPFLHPDFVLAARRTFPPRESGRPFPSAFGLRLVVVERDGRWLALLPLSPTRRFDGTPFPFATTAGPFVGTRAPVCAPLVDASDATAALDALLTHLGSGSSDVPGLLELTLLPDGPLAALMRERAAARGVAVRERSRFERACWTASPDPWRTRVSGSRRSKLKRWTAAIERDAGPLAVRDAGGDPAALTRVLELESAGWKGDRTRRGSALRIIPGAEEWIQDVARAFSAREQLHVYLVEAGDRLVYGALCLGSGDGVFGVLDAYDDDLSAHSPGSVGRALVLDHVEATESVRLFDPCMHPRYAVATGVYPDRRDVVGFLIATRTTSRALLACAGPLTAARNAVRAARDRAGRRRGADDEPRAGRGAVS, translated from the coding sequence ATGAGGAGCACGACGACGACGTCGTCCCGCGCCGCGACGACGGCGCGAACGCTCGCGATCGAGGACGTCGACGCGGACGACGCCGCCCGCTGGGCCGACCTGGCCGGACGGGCCCTGGAGCCGAACCCGTTCCTGCACCCCGACTTCGTGCTGGCGGCGCGCCGCACCTTCCCGCCCCGCGAGTCCGGGCGACCGTTCCCGTCGGCGTTCGGGCTGCGGCTCGTCGTCGTCGAGCGGGACGGCCGCTGGCTCGCCCTGCTGCCGCTGTCCCCCACCCGACGCTTCGACGGCACGCCGTTCCCGTTCGCGACGACGGCCGGGCCGTTCGTCGGCACGCGGGCGCCCGTGTGCGCACCGCTCGTCGACGCGAGCGACGCGACGGCCGCCCTGGACGCGCTCCTCACGCACCTCGGTTCCGGGTCGTCGGACGTGCCCGGCCTGCTGGAGCTGACCCTCCTGCCCGACGGCCCGCTGGCCGCCCTGATGCGGGAGCGCGCAGCCGCCCGGGGCGTCGCGGTCCGCGAACGGTCCCGGTTCGAGCGGGCGTGCTGGACGGCGTCACCGGACCCCTGGCGCACGCGGGTGAGCGGCTCCCGACGGTCGAAGCTCAAGCGCTGGACGGCCGCGATCGAACGGGATGCCGGGCCGCTCGCCGTCCGGGACGCCGGAGGTGACCCGGCAGCGCTGACCCGGGTCCTCGAGCTGGAGTCTGCCGGGTGGAAGGGTGACAGGACGCGGCGTGGTTCCGCGCTGCGCATCATCCCGGGCGCCGAGGAGTGGATCCAGGACGTCGCCCGGGCCTTCAGCGCCAGGGAGCAGCTGCACGTCTATCTGGTCGAGGCCGGGGACCGCCTCGTCTACGGCGCGCTGTGCCTCGGGTCGGGGGACGGCGTCTTCGGCGTGCTGGACGCCTACGACGACGACCTCTCGGCACACAGCCCTGGTTCCGTCGGGCGTGCGCTGGTCCTCGACCACGTGGAGGCGACCGAGTCCGTGCGCCTCTTCGATCCCTGCATGCATCCTCGATACGCGGTCGCGACCGGTGTCTACCCCGATCGTCGGGACGTCGTCGGGTTTCTGATCGCGACGCGGACCACCTCTCGGGCCCTGCTCGCCTGCGCCGGACCGCTCACCGCAGCCCGGAACGCCGTCAGAGCGGCACGCGACCGAGCCGGTCGCCGCCGCGGTGCCGACGACGAGCCCCGGGCCGGCCGCGGAGCGGTGTCGTGA
- a CDS encoding glycosyltransferase family 4 protein, with protein MTARLVHLITPGDHYSPSTGSAVPSVVHGISSAAGRDRSAVLVARGTYADRYDSAETLEYDDVPATGTAARYTRYTDAAAGRVLGVRPTVRRRLRSALAGQSAWTPGVVLAHNLPQAVPLVDRRRHVPVLYAHNDLLRSYSRREAGLVTGNAAAVVCVSEHLAQVTADRLPREGAAKVAVVPNGVDAALFAAPRRPDDGVLDVVFIGRTIPDKGVHVLVDAVTRLDRPDVRLTVVGGAGFAPDAPLTAYEQDLRRRAAAAGDRITFHPFVTRAQVPRVLARADVAVVPSTWPDPCPLTVLEGAASGAAVVASRTGGIPEIAGPGAVLVRPGDVDELAAALEALADDPTELHKRQEAAAAHGARSTWDRTARRLDATLDHLTG; from the coding sequence ATGACCGCGCGCCTCGTCCACCTCATCACGCCCGGGGACCACTACTCGCCCTCCACGGGCAGCGCGGTCCCGAGCGTCGTCCACGGCATCAGCTCCGCGGCCGGGCGGGACCGGTCCGCCGTGCTCGTCGCCCGCGGCACCTACGCCGACCGGTACGACAGCGCCGAGACGCTGGAGTACGACGACGTCCCCGCGACCGGCACCGCCGCCCGGTACACGCGGTACACCGACGCGGCCGCCGGCCGGGTCCTCGGCGTCCGGCCGACCGTCCGCCGGCGGCTCCGCTCGGCGCTCGCGGGGCAGTCCGCCTGGACCCCCGGCGTCGTCCTCGCGCACAACCTCCCGCAGGCCGTGCCCCTGGTCGACCGGCGCCGGCACGTGCCCGTCCTCTACGCGCACAACGACCTCCTGCGCTCCTACTCCCGGCGGGAGGCCGGCCTCGTCACGGGGAACGCGGCCGCCGTCGTCTGCGTCAGCGAACACCTCGCCCAGGTGACCGCGGACCGGCTGCCCCGCGAGGGCGCGGCCAAGGTCGCCGTGGTGCCCAACGGCGTCGACGCCGCCCTCTTCGCCGCACCGCGGAGGCCCGACGACGGCGTCCTGGACGTCGTGTTCATCGGCCGCACCATCCCCGACAAGGGGGTGCACGTGCTGGTCGACGCCGTAACGCGCCTCGACCGCCCCGACGTGCGCCTCACCGTCGTCGGCGGTGCGGGCTTCGCCCCGGACGCCCCGCTGACCGCCTACGAGCAGGACCTGCGCCGCCGCGCCGCGGCGGCCGGGGACCGCATCACGTTCCACCCGTTCGTGACCCGCGCGCAGGTGCCCCGGGTGCTCGCCCGCGCCGACGTCGCGGTGGTCCCGTCGACCTGGCCGGACCCGTGCCCCCTGACTGTGCTGGAGGGCGCCGCGTCCGGCGCCGCCGTCGTCGCGTCCCGCACGGGCGGCATCCCCGAGATCGCCGGACCGGGTGCCGTGCTGGTGCGTCCTGGCGACGTCGACGAGCTGGCCGCCGCGCTGGAGGCGCTGGCCGACGACCCCACCGAGCTCCACAAGAGGCAGGAGGCCGCCGCGGCCCACGGGGCCCGGTCCACGTGGGACCGCACCGCCCGCCGGCTCGACGCGACGCTCGACCACCTGACGGGCTGA
- a CDS encoding ABC transporter permease — protein MEATVPQTVITQPGRFNMPAWREVWQSREVAVRLAQRDVIVRYRQTYLGITWVIVQPLVSAGIFTIVFGEIAGLSTGAVPTFIFTLVGMLAWNLFSGSLNRASSSMVGNRALVQKVFFPRLLVPLSSLASLLLDFLVALVLTVVLLFVFSINPGWAVLLLPVWVVLILLVGTGIGLGAAAYMVKYRDVGYVLPWVVQLIMYGSPLAYSVDAVPEHLRWVFEINPVTWFLEAFRWSLLGTDPPAGWQIAALAVTAPVVFVLGLLIFQKNEREFADYI, from the coding sequence GTGGAGGCGACCGTCCCCCAGACCGTCATCACGCAGCCGGGCCGGTTCAACATGCCGGCCTGGCGCGAGGTGTGGCAATCCCGCGAGGTGGCCGTCCGGCTCGCCCAGCGGGACGTCATCGTGCGCTACCGCCAGACGTACCTGGGCATCACCTGGGTGATCGTCCAGCCGCTCGTCAGCGCCGGCATCTTCACCATCGTGTTCGGCGAGATCGCCGGGCTGTCCACCGGCGCCGTGCCGACCTTCATCTTCACCCTCGTGGGGATGCTGGCGTGGAACCTCTTCAGCGGCTCCCTCAACCGGGCCTCGTCGTCGATGGTGGGCAACCGCGCGCTCGTGCAGAAGGTCTTCTTCCCCCGGCTGCTCGTCCCGCTGTCGAGCCTCGCCTCCCTGCTGCTCGACTTCCTCGTCGCGCTCGTCCTCACCGTCGTGCTGCTGTTCGTGTTCTCGATCAACCCGGGCTGGGCCGTGCTCCTGCTGCCCGTGTGGGTCGTGCTCATCCTCCTCGTGGGCACCGGCATCGGCCTGGGCGCCGCCGCCTACATGGTCAAGTACCGCGACGTCGGCTACGTGCTCCCCTGGGTGGTGCAGCTCATCATGTACGGCAGCCCCCTGGCCTACTCGGTCGACGCCGTGCCCGAGCACCTGCGCTGGGTCTTCGAGATCAACCCCGTCACGTGGTTCCTCGAGGCGTTCCGCTGGTCGCTGCTCGGCACCGACCCGCCGGCCGGGTGGCAGATCGCCGCGCTGGCCGTGACGGCGCCCGTCGTCTTCGTGCTGGGGCTGCTGATCTTCCAGAAGAACGAACGCGAGTTCGCCGACTACATCTGA
- a CDS encoding ABC transporter ATP-binding protein: MTATSAISVEGLGKTYRLGAQGERPTTAAHAAVQWLRSTGKAKYTLFDALDDVSFEVPQGEALGIVGRNGAGKSTLLKLLTRVTAPSRGRIAITGRVGSLLEVGTGFHPELTGKENIFLNGSILGMTRKEILRRYDEIVDFSGIEKFLATPVKRYSSGMYVRLAFSVAAHLDTEILAIDEVLAVGDAEFQRRSIAKMREAASGGRTVLYVSHQLQTVQALCSSALLLDRGTLTYAGTVDGTLEAYRNSFESFAAAQTDAKNRPGSGQVRLSSVSMPDVFVKSSDDITVDFVAKPSKHLIGSYFLSMHVNNDQGTVIAQCDSRLVGQWFDPTKEERGSLVIRDLWLKPGQYTVDVYACQAGVLDAWEGAWKFEVLPDLPYPEFTESSGTANGLVFVNFDYER; this comes from the coding sequence GTGACAGCGACATCCGCGATCTCGGTCGAAGGACTCGGGAAGACGTACCGCCTCGGCGCGCAGGGCGAGCGGCCCACCACCGCCGCCCACGCGGCCGTGCAGTGGCTGCGCTCGACCGGCAAGGCGAAGTACACCCTCTTCGACGCCCTCGACGACGTCAGCTTCGAGGTCCCGCAGGGCGAGGCGCTCGGCATCGTCGGGCGCAACGGCGCCGGCAAGTCGACGCTGCTCAAGCTCCTCACCCGGGTCACGGCGCCGAGCCGGGGCCGCATCGCCATCACCGGGCGCGTGGGCTCCCTGCTCGAGGTCGGCACGGGGTTCCACCCCGAGCTCACCGGCAAGGAGAACATCTTCCTCAACGGCTCCATCCTCGGGATGACCCGCAAGGAGATCCTGCGCCGCTACGACGAGATCGTCGACTTCTCCGGCATCGAGAAGTTCCTCGCGACCCCCGTCAAGCGCTACTCCTCGGGGATGTACGTCCGGCTCGCCTTCTCCGTCGCGGCGCACCTCGACACCGAGATCCTCGCCATCGACGAGGTCCTCGCCGTCGGCGACGCCGAGTTCCAGCGCCGGTCCATCGCGAAGATGCGCGAGGCGGCCAGCGGTGGCCGCACCGTGCTGTACGTCAGCCACCAGCTCCAGACCGTCCAGGCCCTGTGCAGCTCCGCGCTCCTGCTCGACCGCGGGACGCTCACGTACGCCGGCACGGTCGACGGCACCCTCGAGGCGTACCGCAACAGCTTCGAGAGCTTCGCCGCCGCCCAGACCGACGCGAAGAACCGCCCCGGCTCCGGCCAGGTCCGGCTGTCGTCGGTCTCGATGCCGGACGTCTTCGTCAAGTCGTCGGACGACATCACCGTGGACTTCGTCGCCAAGCCGAGCAAGCACCTCATCGGCAGCTACTTCCTGTCCATGCACGTCAACAACGACCAGGGCACCGTCATCGCCCAGTGCGACTCCCGGCTCGTCGGCCAGTGGTTCGACCCGACGAAGGAGGAGCGCGGCTCCCTCGTGATCCGCGACCTGTGGCTCAAGCCGGGCCAGTACACCGTGGACGTGTACGCGTGCCAGGCCGGCGTCCTCGACGCCTGGGAGGGCGCCTGGAAGTTCGAGGTGCTCCCCGACCTGCCCTACCCCGAGTTCACGGAGTCCTCCGGCACCGCCAACGGCCTGGTCTTCGTCAACTTCGACTACGAGAGGTAG
- a CDS encoding glycosyltransferase family 2 protein produces the protein MTDDPDSPGDGPTVAVVVATNRRSPYLAQALTSLAAQTHDRWELVIADNGVPDPQWLDDVVERTVGKADVVRVPPSATVSESRNTGVAHTVGELVVFLDDDDVWHPERLARQVLALAADPAAPASYCGGWHLDAHGARVGPAWPATPATADDMLARRARLPHICGALMVRRADLLAVGGFSPEMSMLEDMELALRLLRRGTFACVPDELVGYRRHDGNATRSDVANQRRRRDVADAVLSRQAWAARDRGDRRAADLLAEHLATERREAAREAGRTMLWALAHGHVGVAAGEAAWGLRHDARGFVGGLRGRLRRRVLDALGRG, from the coding sequence GTGACCGACGATCCCGACAGCCCGGGCGACGGCCCGACCGTCGCCGTCGTCGTCGCCACGAACCGGCGCTCGCCCTACCTCGCGCAGGCTCTCACGTCGCTCGCCGCCCAGACCCACGACCGCTGGGAGCTGGTGATCGCCGACAACGGCGTCCCCGACCCGCAGTGGCTGGACGACGTCGTCGAACGGACCGTCGGCAAGGCCGACGTCGTCCGCGTACCGCCGTCCGCGACCGTCTCGGAGTCCCGCAACACCGGCGTCGCGCACACCGTGGGCGAGCTGGTCGTGTTCCTCGACGACGACGACGTCTGGCACCCGGAACGCCTCGCCCGGCAGGTCCTGGCGCTCGCCGCCGACCCGGCCGCCCCGGCGTCCTACTGCGGCGGGTGGCACCTGGACGCCCACGGCGCCCGGGTGGGACCCGCGTGGCCCGCGACGCCCGCCACGGCCGACGACATGCTCGCCCGCCGCGCGCGGCTCCCGCACATCTGCGGCGCGCTCATGGTCCGCCGTGCGGACCTCCTCGCCGTCGGCGGGTTCAGCCCGGAGATGTCGATGCTGGAGGACATGGAGCTCGCGCTGCGCCTGCTGCGGCGCGGGACGTTCGCCTGCGTCCCCGACGAGCTCGTCGGGTACCGGCGCCACGACGGCAACGCGACACGCAGCGACGTCGCCAACCAGCGGCGGCGCCGCGACGTCGCGGACGCCGTCCTGAGCCGCCAGGCGTGGGCGGCCCGCGACCGCGGCGACCGGCGCGCCGCCGACCTGCTGGCGGAGCACCTGGCGACCGAACGGCGCGAGGCGGCCCGCGAGGCCGGACGGACCATGCTGTGGGCCCTCGCGCACGGGCACGTCGGCGTCGCCGCCGGCGAGGCGGCGTGGGGCCTGCGGCACGACGCCCGCGGGTTCGTCGGCGGGCTCCGCGGACGCCTGCGGCGCCGCGTGCTGGACGCCCTCGGACGAGGGTGA